One genomic segment of Penaeus chinensis breed Huanghai No. 1 chromosome 13, ASM1920278v2, whole genome shotgun sequence includes these proteins:
- the LOC125031710 gene encoding probable serine/threonine-protein kinase kinX isoform X1, with protein MDKGRKISSRAKNLPQSLYNANSDESDTLEDLMQMLFETQKCFTELRKRVLKVAHVNTPQKSLESTVLPQSAEDDEEDEYQPDFRERTPSLYEEASDVTSKSNNVRTSIPTPEIRKVKMLLQAAKEENDEINDKIRQRKKMVALAERQMKADSCAKKRSKESIDQRKTKDSTNKESWKHDMYHQIYDKHSKLEDQPASNIRAEEQEEEQEEEQEESPLGYPEYEMPVHDIFMYPAEKAHVGSIIMDRDLVSRSDGNMNLVVHPGMQTELFSEQDADELPSPLRRPLSFVDVDSSYVDDTNSELSTSLQSPETCKTPETLPTPPSSEKLSGKYVLRRPNPNTKIPLRRPKCAPSTLLLPAPEILIEKPGKTSNRLSSNGSRERKKHESDTESHLTRTCYPGEAIEHEFNPADVNEGISKREESYEVCKTVGRPSRNTASMRNGLMQIQARLVQMSNSGLPVAKYDTAGYRNGEMNEEEVIVEEEVIVEEVVIFEEEIVEEEEEIAEEEVVEEEEEEIVEEEEEVVVEEEELVEEELLVEEQKLERNVFYTSDNDGKKPGDGTISPSSVSFLMNYLEAKIVFKAYALRNDPLNKPIGIAQLESGHIIVADTFNNRMMLFDGTGKVLGPFYSSSSLYHPSAVVELEDGGFAVKDNNSITVFSSEFECCKVIAKGKLSRPYGLTVNAEGLLVTVETNLTGILNIVTLNPVSGRVESRMKVDLGLSSHAKSESKPRFIAWQGECRLLVVDLGLNCVYIIDAFAGVVLKRFGEYGQGQDQMHDPSGIVCDGDGFILLGDSRNHRVLIYDPNGQYISVLEVDVPVRRPSGLYLTSSGNLLILNYWENSVAAYRFQEIGGNSSV; from the exons CTTAGGAAACGGGTGTTGAAAGTCGCCCATGTGAACACACCTCAGAAAAGTTTGGAGAGCACTGTACTGCCTCAAAGTGCAGAGGATGATGAG GAGGATGAATATCAGCCAGATTTCCGAGAACGTACTCCAAGCCTCTATGAGGAAGCCAGTGATGTAACCAGTAAATCTAATAATGTAAG AACCTCTATTCCCACACCAGAAATCAGGAAGGTGAAAATGCTATTACAAGCAgccaaagaagaaaatgatgaaattaatgacaAAATCCGGCAGAGAAAGAAGATG gttgcTCTTGCAGAGAGGCAGATGAAAGCAGACTCATGTGcaaagaaaagaagtaaggaaa GTATTGACCAAAGGAAGACCAAGGACAGTACAAATAAGGAAAGTTGGAAGCATGACATGTACCACCAGATCTATGATAAGCATTCCAAACTTGAAGATCAGCCTGCAAGCAACATCAGagcagaagagcaagaagaagagcaagaagaagagcaagaagagagccCTCTGGGGTATCCTGAATATGAAATGCCTGTTCATGATATTTTTATGTATCCTGCAGAAAAGGCTCATGTTGGATCTATAATCATGGATAGAGATCTGGTATCCAGAAGTGATGGAAATATGAATCTGGTAGTTCATCCAGGGATGCAGACAGAGCTATTCAGTGAACAGGATGCTGACGAGCTACCAAGCCCATTGAGGAGACCTCTAAGCTTTGTAGACGTGGATTCAAGCTATGTGGATGATACAAACTCGGAGTTAAGCACTTCCCTTCAGTCGCCTGAAACTTGCAAAACTCCTGAAACTTTGCCCACACCTCCCTCTTCTGAAAAGCTGTCAGGAAAATATGTGTTACGAAGGCCAAATCCAAACACTAAAATTCCCCTTAGGAGGCCAAAGTGTGCCCCTTCAACTTTACTCCTG CCTGCACCAGAAATCTTGATTGAGAAACCAGGCAAGACTTCCAATCGTCTTTCCAGCAATGGATCTCGGGAAAGGAAAAAGCATGAGAGTGATACTGAGAGTCACTTGACAAGGACCTGCTACCCTGGAGAAGCCATTGAACATGAATTTAATCCAG CAGATGTGAATGAGGGAATTAGCAAAAGGGAAGAATCATATG AAGTCTGTAAAACTGTGGGGAGGCCTTCCAGGAATACAGCAAGTATGAGGAATGGACTTATGCAAATACAGGCCAGATTAGTCCAG atgagTAATAGTGGTTTACCAGTGGCAAAATATGATACAGCAGGGTATAGAAATggggaaatgaacgaggaagaggtgatagtggaggaagaggtgatagTGGAGGAAGTAGTGATATTCGAGGAAGagatagtggaggaggaagaggagatagccGAGGAAGAggtagtagaggaggaagaggaagaaatagtggaggaggaagaggaggttgtggtggaagaagaagaactagtAGAAGAGGAGTTGCTGGTGGAGGAGCAGAAGCTGGAAAGGAATGTCTTTTATACTTCTGACAACGATGGCAAGAAACCTG GTGACGGTACCATCTCTCCTTCATCTGTGTCATTCCTCATGAACTACCTTGAGGCTAAGATTGTATTCAAAGCATATGCTCTGAGAAACGATCCTTTAAACAAACCAATTGGTATTGCTCAGTTGGAGAG TGGCCATATTATCGTGGCAGACACCTTCAACAACCGCATGATGCTGTTTGATGGAACGGGAAAAGTTCTTGgccctttttattcttcctcttccttgtaccATCCTTCTGCTGTGGTGGAACTGGAGGATGGGGGTTTTGCTGTCAAGGACAACAACAGCATTACAGTCTTTTCATCAGAGTTTGAGTGTTGCAAAGTCATTGCAAAGGGAAAGTTGAGTCGACCTTATG GTCTAACTGTGAATGCAGAGGGCCTGTTGGTGACTGTTGAGACTAACCTGACTGGCATTCTGAACATCGTCACCCTGAATCCAGTCTCAGGCAGGGTGGAGTCAAGGATGAAAGTGGACTTGGGCCTGAGCAGCCATGCCAAGAGTGAGAGCAAACCGCGCTTCATTGCTTGGCAGGGAGAGTGCAGGCTCCTAGTAGTAGATCTCG GCCTGAACTGCGTTTACATTATAGACGCCTTTGCTGGGGTGGTTCTAAAGAGGTTTGGGGAGTATGGCCAAGGCCAAGACCAGATGCATGACCCGTCCGGCATAGTCTGTGATGGGGATGGCTTCATTCTCCTAGGGGACAGCCGAAACCATCGTGTGCTG ATCTATGACCCCAATGGTCAGTACATCTCAGTCTTGGAAGTGGATGTACCTGTTCGCCGTCCCTCCGGCTTGTACCTGACCTCGAGTGGCAATCTGCTCATCCTTAACTACTGGGAAAATTCTGTGGCAGCCTATCGCTTTCAGGAGATTGGGGGTAATTCTTctgtttaa